ACAAAAGTTCTTCATCGTAAGATTTAGTTCTGTTTGATTCAGCATTAATTTCGGGCATACACTCAATGAAATCAACCTCTTATCGCAACCGGTTCTTTCGGCAACGCGGTTCCATCACCCTAATGGGGGCAGGCGCCATTATTTCCGCCCTGTACGCCTTCAGCCTAGTCATGGAGTATTCCAAATTAAAAATCATTGATCATGAGCTGGATAACTATGCGAGAAGCATCGCCGAAACCGCACTCCGCTCGGAAATGGCCTTGACCCTGAAAGGTTACCAGGAAGGCAGCATGGACCTACAGATCTCCGACTACCTTTCAGAAAGTGTATTGCACACCCTCGGCTACAATTCCGACGAAGCGCCGTCCGACCGGGTTATTTACAAGGAATTGACCTACGGAAGAATAGAAGCCGACGGCGCTTTTTACGCCCTGGGGGACGAAAACCCTTACTACAGCGCCAGCAGCACACTAACGACGTACCGCAACAATCCCCGATTGGCGCTGGAAGAAATCGCCAGTGGCGACATGACGCCGGAAAATTTGCCTAAATTCAATGCCGTTGCCGTACAACTATGGACCAACGATAACTTTTTGAACCTGTACACGCCTGAAGGCCGGGCGATATTCGGAGCCGATCCGAGTAACCAGAAGTGCTACTGCGATATCCGCTATGAGATGTGCATGAATGGAGAACTCAGCAAACAGGATATTCTTGATGGCTTATACCCCAAAGATATCGAAAAACTCAAAAATCAGGGAGTCGTAAAAGTCCTGTTAAACGGCTTGCTTGATTTTGCGGCCATCCCGGCCCATTCATTGACCGAAGCGCAAGCCGATGCACTTGCCGAAGCCATTGCCGACCCGGCCTCCGAAGCGCGCAGAAATTATTGTGAATACGGCTTTACGGCAACACATCCGAGTCTTTCCGACACCACCAAATACCCTTATATCGACTTTTTCAAACGTCAGGGCTGGATCGGCATCGAACCCTTTGTCGAAAATAACGGCATCATCGGCAACCTGCTGGTTGAGAGCAACTTCTCAAAGGGCGACTATCTGCGGGCCGTAGGTCAGCTTCCGGTATTTGTGTATGATGGCGCCGATACACTAGCGAACGACGCCGGACTGGTGACCACCGTCGATGAACTGCTCCTACTTCTAAACCCCCTTTCGGGCGACGGCTCGATGCACCCGAAAAGTACCGACGGCGACAATTTGCAGAAAGGCGATCTTCTGGCCACAACCTTTAACGGACAAGGTTACCGCTGCTCGCTGCTGACCGTTAATGTCGATGTTACCCTGCTGAACTGGCTGACGGATTTTCTAGGTCTCAGCAACCAGGTCCTAGCGATGCGGTGCGACGACCTCCTCAACAGTCTGCTTACGGTCGTTGACTCAATTGTCAGCCCCGTCCTCTGGCTCGTTTTAAAAATCCTCCCACTGGACTTACTACTCAACTGGCTGCTGGAAAATATTCTGGGATTCGGCCCGCTTGGAGACACGCTCATGAACCTGCTGGACCCGGATGTGGTTGTTCATGATCCAATCTATATCGGCCGCTCCGGCACCTGCATTTACGGTACCGATTCGAGCAACCTTAACCCTCAAAGATGTCTGTACAACGCTAACGACAGCGCCTACCAAAGCTGTAATTATCTGCTTTCCGCTGAAGATGAAAGCGGCCTGCCCAAAATTGAGGCGCCGAATCTGGTCAACCGGTTAAGTATTTTCCTTTTCGGCCCGGTGAAAGATTTCTCCGCCGGGGTGGAAAGCCTGAACTGCGAAATGCGTTACTTGCGCTATTCACCGACAAACCGCTGGGGGCTTGGCTCAGGCGGCTGGAAAGAGATCAATTAATCGCCTACCGGTTCTTTGCCGGAGTCATTCCCGAACGTCTGCAGAAAACCCGCGCGCCGATAAGTGCCGACGGAATGCCAGCAATACTGATCCACAGGATCAGTTCGGGGTGCTCTTTATTGGTACTCAACCAAACCGCCAGCACAAGAATGACTGTCGACAACCCATAAACTGCTGCGCAATTAAGCCCTCCACGCTTCTTCACGACAAAGTAAAACGGTACACCGATAAGCATCGCAACGACCAACGCCATCACTGAACCGAGAATGGCAACAAGCAGCGAAATCACAAAATATCCAGAAAAATACGTGCTGATATCGGAACCTGCAATCAATAAGACCGTCAGTACTGTAAAAAACAGGGTTACGCCCGCCGCCAGGCTGGCAAGAGCAATATTCGCGACGACTTTCTTAAACTCATCCATAAGTTATCCCTCAGGCCTTGTACAACAAGCGTTCCTTTTGTCGGCAAAACATTATTTTTCGCTTCCCGAGTAAACACGGAGGATGTATTCTAAGTTATTCTTTCATACCCCCACAACTCAACGAGGAACAGACATTAATGCCCCCGAAACGCTCTTTCAGCAAACTTAATCACTATCTCCAAAATCAAGCGGAAAATACCCTGTCCCAGAGCGTCACGCTCCTCAGGCTGATCTTTATTATCTTCATGGTCATCTATCTCGCCGCCTGTCTCGTAAGCATCTCCAGTAAATTATTCGAATTCACCGTAATCCAGGGCATTCTGGATTTTCCTTCGATGAAGATTTTGCTCACCGACGCGCTGTTCACTCTGATCGTACTCGCTATCGTCAAAGCCCTGTTTATACACAACAGCTTCGACTACGCTCTGACATTTCTTGAAATCGCTTTCGTGGTCATTATCCGGAAACTGATTCTGCTGGATACCGTTCCCGAAGAAAACTGGACTCTGCTGATTCTCGGCGTGATCTCAACCGCGTTTTTCGTTTTGATCATCTATATCCATAACCTGAAACGTAAATGGCTGCTCGAAAAGCGCATTGAGGACAAGGACGAATAACCTCCGTCTGTTAGGGCAAGTGATGACAAACCGCATGGCTTGCCAAAAAGACTATCGACTCCGAAACAGGGAATTTCGGGCAATAAAAAAGCCCGAGTTGAAAACTTCAACTCGGGCTTAAGAATATGGTGCGAGCGGAGAGACTCGAACTCTCACACCAAAGGCACCAGAACCTAAATCTGGCGTGTCTACCAATTCCACCACGCTCGCATTTGTGGTGGTCGCACCTGGAATCGAACCAGGGACACATGGATTTTCAATCCATTGCTCTACCAACTGAGCTATGCGACCTGAACTTGATGGCGCGTAGTATATAGAGCGCCCTGATAGCTGTCAAACAATTTTTAAAAAAAAGTGTAATTTTTTAAACGCGTCGATTGACTGATCCTTAAGAAGGATATTTACCTCAATCACAAATAATTCATCTACCAACATCTACCAACGCTAAGTGATATGAAAGGAGGCTCTGATCATCTAGTGGCAATACAAATTTTGACTTGAGGCGCGTTATCGCATTAATCGAGATGTATTTTGCATTTTAGATTCAGCAAAGATTTTTTTAATCTTCATCTGCAAAACAGCAGGCTGGAAGGGTTTCACGATGAAATCTGCTGCCCCTTTTTGAAGAGCCTTATTTAGGCTATCCCGACTTGCATCTGCAGTTATCATGATGACATGAGGCGGAAATAAGATGGGTAATGAGTTGATTTGATCAAGAACATCTAAACCATCCATGCCTTCCATATTGATATCCAGCAGGACAAAATCGAAATCTTTTTCTTTAAGTAGCGCCAACGCTTTTTCTCCACTGGTGGAAACAGAAACATTTTTCCATCCAAAATCATGGAGAATTGAAGAAAATAGTGTACAGATATTAGGCAAATCATCTACCACTAAAAATCTTAATTCAGAAATATTAAATCCGGTATTCATCGAACTTCCATGCTCAGCTATCCAGAGTAAAAAAAATCACTGAAAAGCACTATAAAACAACAGGTTAGAGCCCTTAAAAAACAAAAACCCTTCAATTGATACCAGTATAGCAAGCTTTGCATCCATTTCAATCAAGTTAAGTCGTCTTATTTAACAAGATCAGCGAAGCTTATTGTGGCGTACTTACCTTGCAAAATTAGCCGCTGATACCTGCAAGCGAGCACGGAACACAGTCACGCCAGAGGTTTGAATCATTAGGCGAATTTTAAGCAAGCTTCAGGGTGTTTTTGCTGCCACCATGCTTTAACCATCATTTCTTTGATATCATTCTGACAAATGTAGAGCTCGTTTTAATCAAGATCCCTTAAGGATCATTAATTGCACAAGCCAATATGGGAAAGCTAAGTATGCCGGACAATGATAAGGCGATTTTTAACAAAGAAGTCGCACTAAAAATGATGGGCGACTCTGAAAAATTACTTGTCGCAACATTGGAAAAATTTGTAAAAAAATATGGCAATATTACCGATGAATTAAATGCCCTTTTAGCAGAACAAGATATCGCCGCTTTAACACGATTTGTCCACTCCTTAAAAGGAATGGGAGCCACTATAGGCGCCGAAAAACTCTCATACCTGGCCGACTCCATTGAGCACTGGTTAACAAAACATCGCGAAACATGGCTGGAGCATGAGCAGTACGAACTCGAATTAAGACCCCTTTTAAAAAGTCTTGCTGCAAACTATTCACTACTTCATATCGAAATAGATGAATACCTTCGAGTTAAATGCGAAAAAAATGAAACGCCACTTAACAGAAAAATCGATAAGGAAGACGTTCTCAAAGAGCTCACTGTTCTGAAACAGATGTTAAAAACGTTTGATGCATTTACATATCAATACTGGACGGAACGCTCCGCACAATTTCAACATTTACTTGGCACTTCAAATTTTGAGCAATTTGACCAACTCATCGAGTGCTTTGATTTTGATATCGTTTTAGAACGATTAGAAAGTCTGAACCTGTAAACCCTCGATTGCGTTTTCCTCTTTTCACCCTCGGTATTCTCTTAAATTTATGCTTCTCGATTTTTGAGTAAAACCGCTTGTTCGATATGCGCTCGAGACGCGAGGAAAACCTCGGTTACTTTCTGAAGCAAAGATAAGGTTATTGGTAAATTTTCTCCGGCCGCTGCGCTTTCTAATTCCTCAAACACGGTTTGCATTTCAACAGCACCAATATTTTTCGCGGTTCTCTTTAAGGTAGCCGCCAGCTTTTGGACGCTCTCTAACTCCCCTGAATCAACCATATTTTGTAAAAAATTAACCGTATCTCTATCGTAAAGTTTCAGAAATTTCTCCAGAACTTTGATATAGATTAAAAAGTCATTATTAAATCGGGAAGTCGCCCCTTTAACATCAAATCCCTGCAAGATATCGATGAGTTCTTCCTGCGAGATTTGGAGTGGTTTAGCGACTTTGCAAAGGGTTGGAATGTTCTTTTCTGATGATGTTACCCAGCGTGAGAGCGTCGAATAGAGTCTTTTCGGATCAATGGGTTTAGAGACAATATCATTCATTCCTACATTCAAACATTCCGTATTGTCGCCGTTCATCGCACTTGCCGTTAACGCAATAATAACCATTTTTGAAATGCGAGGGTCACTGCGAATTAATCTGGTGGCTTCATAACCATCCATCACTGGCATCTGTACATCCATTAATACCGCATCAAATTTGGTTTCAAGAATTTTGTCAATTGCCTCACGGCCATCATCTGCAACACTGACAATTAAGTTGACGTGTTCCAGCAATTCTTTTACAACATCCTGATTAATTTTATTGTCTTCTACTAACAACACATGAATGCCGCGGAATTTCTCTGCATACCAGGCTTTATCATAAGATGCACTCTCGGCAACGACGGTCTTTTCTTCTTGCATAAAACAACAACACTGATGATTTTTTTCATCATACCACCTGAACTAAAAACCAAAATAATTTCAGTTTTATATCTCGAATTCTACTCGTCTTGATTCTGTCTTTTTAAACATGACCTGCCAATTCCATCACCACAGGACTTTATCCTCTTAATTCACGTATTAATCCCCGCGGATTTGATTTGAATCTGGCAGCGCCCACGGCAATAGGATAAGATTTGACCTAAATAATTGCTGAAATACAAAAGATACAAGAAACCCTATGGATAAACACACTAACCTGGACGCATTCATTGGCCGCACCATCCATGAATTCCGTAAAAAACAAGGTTTGACGATTGCCGAAGTTTCCGAACAATCGAATATCAGTCGCGGCATGTTGAGCAAGATTGAGAACGGACAGGTATCTCCGAGTCTGGATTCGCTTTTAAGAATCTCTCAGGCGCTGGGCATCCCGATTTCGGCATTGTTCAAAGAATTCGATACCGAGGGTGAAACCGCACAACACGTTAAAGCAAACGAACGCCTGGAAGTCGTCAGAAGAGGAACCAAAGTAGGTCATACCTATCATCTTCTGGCCTATGACTCCGGTCCGAAAAAACTTTTCGAGCCTTTTCTGATCTCTCTGGATAATCAAAGCGAGATTTTTCCGACCTTCTCACATGAGGGAAAAGTGTTTATGTTCCTGCTTGAAGGAGAACTGATCTACCGACACGGAAAAACCAAATACCATATGAAGCCCGGCGACTCTCTGACTTACGATGCCAAAGTCTCTCACGGCCCGGAAGAACTCATTAAAGTGCCGATTAAATTCCTCAACGTTGTCATCTATGACAACCCTGTCGCTTAATCTCCAAAAAACCGTACCTTTCTCCCTATTCAGTACGCACCAAAACAAATAATTTTCCCGCCATTGGTGCAATAAAAAGTTTCTTAAAAGGAACTTTTTATTCCTGAAAAATCACAAGTTATTGAAATATAAGAATTTTATTTTACTGGCAAGAAACTATCTAATGGCTAGTCGGTATACTTGTTCCATACCAATGTTTAGAGGGCAATCCATTTGCCCTCTTCTTTAATGAATTAGACATTTTTCCTCATGGAGGTCGCTTATGAAACAAATCAAAGCGATCATAAACCCTCACAGATTAACTGATGTACGTGAAGCTCTAACAACGTTAGGAATAAACGGCCTTACAGTGACGGAAGTGAAGGGATATGGTCGTCAGAGAGGGCACAAGGAGATCTATCGTGGTACCGAATACGAAGTCACATTTGTCCCTAAAATCATGCTTGAGCTGGTCGTTCTCGATGAGCAATTGGAGGAGATTATCACAACCATTTCTTCCAGTGCCCATACAGGCAAACTCGGGGACGGAAAACTCTTCGTATCCCCGGTCGAAAACGCGATCAGAATCAGGACCGGTGAGTCTGGCGAAGCCGCTTTATAACTTCACTTCTAATTTCAATTATGAGGGAACAAATTAATTGAGGTAAAACTTTATGGAAAGCAATTTTTTACAATTATCTTATGCACTGGATACCTTTTATTTCTTAGTCAGCGCCGTTCTTGTTATGTGGATGGCGGCCGGCTTTGCAATGCTTGAGGCCGGTCTGGTGCGCAGCAAAAACACCGTTGAAATTCTCACCAAAAACGCCTTGCTATACAGTGTGGCCTGTACCGTCTATCTATTCGTCGGTTACAACGTCATGTATCCGGGCGACCCGATCAGCGCTTATCTTCCTAACCTGAGCTTCCTGCTGGGTGCGGATAATACCGTTGAAGCGGTTATTGCCGGTGGGGACGACGCGCCTTACTACTCTGGCATGTCGGACTTCATCTTCCAGGCCGTATTTGCGGCAGCAACCATGTCCATCGTATCCGGTGCCATTGCCGAACGTATGAAACTGTGGCCATTCCTGGTCTTCGCAGTTGTCATGACGGCGATTATCTATCCTATGGAAGGTTACTGGAAATGGGGTGGCGGCTGGCTAGATCAGCTTGGCTTCCAGGATTTCGCCGGTTCCGTCGTGGTTCACATGGCCGGTGCAGCAGCCGCTTTAGCAGCCGTCATTATGGTTGGTCCTCGTATCGGTCGCTACGGTCCGAACGGTGAAGTCCGTGCGATTCCGGGTGCCAATCTGCCAATGGCGACACTGGGTATGTTTATCCTGTGGATGGGCTGGTTCGGTTTCAACGGCGGTTCAGAACTGAAAGTTGCCAACGTTGACGAAGCGAATGCGGTTGCAAAAATCTTTGTTAACACCAATGCCGCTGCCGCAGCCGGTATGATCGTTGCCGCTCTGCTCAGCAAGTTCAAATTCGGTAAAACGGATCTGACTATGGTCATTAATGGTGCTCTGGCCGGTCTGGTGGCGATTACTGCAGAACCGCTTGCTCCGTCTCCGGGTCTAGCAGTATTTGTTGGTGCTGTTGGTGGTGCGATCGTATTCTTCTCGGTCATGTTCATGGATAAAATCCGCATTGACGATCCTGTCGGGGCGATTTCGGTTCACGGTACGGTCGGTATCTGGGGGATTTTCGCAGTGCTGTTCAGTAACGGTGACGCGACTTTCACCGGTCAGCTGATTGGAACTCTAGCCACCTTTGCATGGATGTTCATCGCTTCAATTATTGTCCTGTTTATTATCGATAAGGTAATGGGACTTCGCCCTTCAACAGAAGAAGAGTTGGAAGGTATGGACATGAAAGAGTGCGGTATGGAAGCTTATCCTGAGTTTGATCACAAACAATAAGGTTAAACGTCTATAGCCCACAACAAAAGGCCGCATATGCGGCCTTTTGCTTTTAAATGCTTTAATCTTGTATAAATATAATTCGCATTGACCAAGGATAAATCATGAGCATCAGCATTCAACACGCACAGCGGCAAAACATTGCACAAATGACCGAACTGCTGCGCATCCTCTTTTCCATCGAAGCGGACTTCGAGTTTGCTCCGGAAAAACACCGTTCCGCACTGCAGAAAATTATCGAACAGCCCGACTGCGGCGCTCTAGTCGCATTGGACGGCGATGAATTAATCGGAATGTGCACGGCACAATGGGTCTACTCGACAGCGACAGGACAGAAATCCGCATGGATTGAAGATGTTATCGTGCACCCTGAATATCAGGGTAAAGGGATCGGTACACAGTTAATGAACGCACTGAAAGAATGGTGCCGGGAAAACGGCTGCAATCGAATGCAACTGGTTTATGACCTGGAGAATCGTCCGGCAATCGATTTTTATCGGAACCAGGGATTTACGAACACTCGACTCGGAGTTTTTTCCAAAGCGATTTAAAACAGACCAAAACCAGGGCGCTCAATCGCCCAGCCAATAACTCGGCGATGATTACCCCCGACCGAGGACAAAATCAGGCAGGAGCAGTTAAATACGCCAAAAGATCGAACAATACCGGCCTGACGGTAAGCACTTTCCGATCAGCGTCATCCAGCATTTCCGACGGACTCTGAACATAATCCCCTTCGACCATCTGCCCGCCGATTTCATCCACCCATTGCTGAATTTCTTGAGCGCGAACTTCCGGATGGCACTGCAAACCGATGATACGCCTGCCGATCTGAAATCCCTGATTCTCACAAACCCGGCTACGCAGCAAACGCACCGCACCTTGCGGCAATTCAAACGTCTCGCCATGCCAGTTGAAAATCTCCATGCTTGGCGGAAATTGAAAAACGTCTGCGGAATTCGAAGTTCGTTCAACCTGATGCCAGCCGATTTCCGTTTCAGGATTCAGGGTGACACTGGAACCCAGAGCGGTGGCGATCAACTGCCCGCCGAGGCAGATTCCCAGCAACGGGATATCCGCCGCAACCACTTCGCGGATATACGCCTTCTCGCTGACCAGCCAAGGGTATTTATCCTCTTCATTAACACTCATGGGGCCGCCGAGCACGATTACCAGATCGGTCTCCTCCAATGGTGGATAAACGGCGTCCTGCTGATAAAGCAGCACTTCATGAATTACCGCCGAGCGTTGCTCAAGCCATAG
The genomic region above belongs to Thiomicrorhabdus xiamenensis and contains:
- a CDS encoding response regulator, yielding MNTGFNISELRFLVVDDLPNICTLFSSILHDFGWKNVSVSTSGEKALALLKEKDFDFVLLDINMEGMDGLDVLDQINSLPILFPPHVIMITADASRDSLNKALQKGAADFIVKPFQPAVLQMKIKKIFAESKMQNTSRLMR
- a CDS encoding Hpt domain-containing protein gives rise to the protein MPDNDKAIFNKEVALKMMGDSEKLLVATLEKFVKKYGNITDELNALLAEQDIAALTRFVHSLKGMGATIGAEKLSYLADSIEHWLTKHRETWLEHEQYELELRPLLKSLAANYSLLHIEIDEYLRVKCEKNETPLNRKIDKEDVLKELTVLKQMLKTFDAFTYQYWTERSAQFQHLLGTSNFEQFDQLIECFDFDIVLERLESLNL
- a CDS encoding hybrid sensor histidine kinase/response regulator, whose product is MQEEKTVVAESASYDKAWYAEKFRGIHVLLVEDNKINQDVVKELLEHVNLIVSVADDGREAIDKILETKFDAVLMDVQMPVMDGYEATRLIRSDPRISKMVIIALTASAMNGDNTECLNVGMNDIVSKPIDPKRLYSTLSRWVTSSEKNIPTLCKVAKPLQISQEELIDILQGFDVKGATSRFNNDFLIYIKVLEKFLKLYDRDTVNFLQNMVDSGELESVQKLAATLKRTAKNIGAVEMQTVFEELESAAAGENLPITLSLLQKVTEVFLASRAHIEQAVLLKNREA
- a CDS encoding helix-turn-helix domain-containing protein; amino-acid sequence: MDKHTNLDAFIGRTIHEFRKKQGLTIAEVSEQSNISRGMLSKIENGQVSPSLDSLLRISQALGIPISALFKEFDTEGETAQHVKANERLEVVRRGTKVGHTYHLLAYDSGPKKLFEPFLISLDNQSEIFPTFSHEGKVFMFLLEGELIYRHGKTKYHMKPGDSLTYDAKVSHGPEELIKVPIKFLNVVIYDNPVA
- a CDS encoding P-II family nitrogen regulator translates to MKQIKAIINPHRLTDVREALTTLGINGLTVTEVKGYGRQRGHKEIYRGTEYEVTFVPKIMLELVVLDEQLEEIITTISSSAHTGKLGDGKLFVSPVENAIRIRTGESGEAAL
- a CDS encoding ammonium transporter — protein: MESNFLQLSYALDTFYFLVSAVLVMWMAAGFAMLEAGLVRSKNTVEILTKNALLYSVACTVYLFVGYNVMYPGDPISAYLPNLSFLLGADNTVEAVIAGGDDAPYYSGMSDFIFQAVFAAATMSIVSGAIAERMKLWPFLVFAVVMTAIIYPMEGYWKWGGGWLDQLGFQDFAGSVVVHMAGAAAALAAVIMVGPRIGRYGPNGEVRAIPGANLPMATLGMFILWMGWFGFNGGSELKVANVDEANAVAKIFVNTNAAAAAGMIVAALLSKFKFGKTDLTMVINGALAGLVAITAEPLAPSPGLAVFVGAVGGAIVFFSVMFMDKIRIDDPVGAISVHGTVGIWGIFAVLFSNGDATFTGQLIGTLATFAWMFIASIIVLFIIDKVMGLRPSTEEELEGMDMKECGMEAYPEFDHKQ
- a CDS encoding GNAT family N-acetyltransferase; amino-acid sequence: MSISIQHAQRQNIAQMTELLRILFSIEADFEFAPEKHRSALQKIIEQPDCGALVALDGDELIGMCTAQWVYSTATGQKSAWIEDVIVHPEYQGKGIGTQLMNALKEWCRENGCNRMQLVYDLENRPAIDFYRNQGFTNTRLGVFSKAI
- a CDS encoding type 1 glutamine amidotransferase; translated protein: MNVAVLIHAPFERLGQIRLWLEQRSAVIHEVLLYQQDAVYPPLEETDLVIVLGGPMSVNEEDKYPWLVSEKAYIREVVAADIPLLGICLGGQLIATALGSSVTLNPETEIGWHQVERTSNSADVFQFPPSMEIFNWHGETFELPQGAVRLLRSRVCENQGFQIGRRIIGLQCHPEVRAQEIQQWVDEIGGQMVEGDYVQSPSEMLDDADRKVLTVRPVLFDLLAYLTAPA